Genomic window (Sphingobacteriales bacterium):
TTATCAATAAAAATTTTGACCTGTATTATGAAGCCAATGAAATACTGAAAAAACGCATTGCCGAAGCCGAAACTTATTATCAGGAAATTTTGTGCAAACCCTTTGATTTTACGCAAAATGAGCGCGTAAATATGGATTACGACAAAAAAACTTACGCCAAAAATACTGCCGAATTGAAAGATGAATGGTATAAATTGCTCAAATATCAAACAATGACACGCGTGCTGGGCAAATTGGAGAATCAGGAAGAAGCCGCCGAAAAAAAGGATACAACCGTAAAAATAAAAGTCTTTGCCGAATTGGAAAGCGATGCACGCGATAAAATATTACATAATTACGAAAACTATTTCAGCCGTATTCATAAAAACGATGATAACGACCGCCTCTCCACTTATCTGAACGCCATCGTGAGTGTATATGATACCCACAGCAGTTATTTTCCGCCCGAAGACAAAAAGAACTTTGATATTAAATTGTCGGGGCAGCTCGAAGGTATCGGTGCTACACTTCAGGAAGAAGACGGATTTATTAAAGTGGTGAGCATAGTGCCGGGCAGCCCTTCGTGGAAGCAGGGCGAACTGAAAGTAGATGATGTAATTGTAGAAGTAGCGCAAGGCGATGCCGAGCCGGTAGAAATTACCGATATGAAACTCGATGATGCCGTGCAGCTCATTCGCGGCAAAAAAGGAACAGAAGTGCGCCTCACCGTAAAAAAACGAGATGGCAACATCGTCAAAATTCCCATTATCCGCGATGTGGTTATTATAGAAGAAACTTATGCCAAATCTGCCGTTATTGAAAGCAACAACGCCAAAATCGGCTATATTTATTTACCAAAATTCTATGCCGACCTCAACCACACTGGCGGCAGAAGTTGCGCTGATGATATTCGTCAGGAACTCTTAAAACTGAAAAATGATGCCGTTGATGCCATCGTATTTGACCTTTACGACAATGGCGGCGGTTCTTTAGATGATGTGGTGCGTATGTTGGGCTGGTTTATCAAAGATGGTCCGGTGGTGCAGGTAAAAGCCCCTGACGGCAACAGCCGCACCCTCGCCGACCGCGACCCATCTGTGATATACGAAGGTCCTTTGGTCGTAATGGTAAATGGTCAAAGTGCTTCGGCTTCCGAAATTTTTGCCGCCGCCGTACAAGATTATCAACGCGGGGTTGTCGTGGGTACTGCCTCCACTTATGGCAAAGGTACGGTGCAGCGTTTTCTGGATTTGGACAATATTTTAGTACAAGGCTACGATGATATTAAACCCATCGGTTCCCTCAAAGTAACTATTCAGAAATTCTATCGTATTAATGGCGGCTCTACCCAACTCAAAGGCGTAGTACCCGACATCGTATTGCCCGATGCTTATAAATATATTTTAAGCGGTGAAAAAGAAGAAGACTATGCCTTGCAATGGGACGAAATAGAAGCCGCCCGCTATGAGGCATTTCCGCGCACCTACAACCTCAACCAACTCAAAAATATGAGTGCGGTGCGTGTAGCCGCCAACCCCTTCTTTCAGCAAGTAGAAAAAACAGCCCTTCGTTTTCAGGAAGAAGATAAAGCAAAAAGCTATGCTTTGAATCTGGAACAATATCGTCAGGAGCGCAGCCAAGCCAAATCAGAAGAAAAAATATATGACCAATTAAAGGAAAATAGCGACTCTTTGCATATTATGGCAACGGCTGCTGACCATTTGGCTATGGAAAAAGACTCAGCAAATGCCGACCGTTATGAAGCCTTTTTTGAGGATATGCAAAAAAACTTTTATATTCGAGAAGCCATTGAAGTAGCCAAAGATATGGCAGGAAAGGGGAATGCGCTGATAGACAAATAATCCGAATTGTAAAGAAGCAATAAGAAAAAGTGGTGTAAAATATTGGGCAACAAGCGTTTTTTCAATGTGATTAAAACGCTTGTTGTTTTTTTTATATTTCATTTATTCAATATCAAAATAAGTGTATTTGCTACACATATTCATTTGTGGGTATAATAAGGATTTAACTAAACAACTCCTCAATATCTTCGCGGGTGAGGTTTTTCACGAAGCCGTTTTCGGAGGTGATGAGTTCGGCAGCCAAATGTTTTTTGCGTTCTTGTAGTTGGAGTATTTTTTCTTCAATGCTGTCTTTACAGATAAATTTATAGGCAAATACATTTTTGGTTTGTCCGATGCGGTGGGTGCGGTCAATGGCTTGCATTTCCACCGCCGGATTCCACCAAGGGTCCAATAAAAACACATAATCGGCTTCGGTGAGGTTCAGCCCTACGCCGCCCGCTTTGAGGCTTGCCAAAAATACGCGACACTCTTCATCTTGCTTAAACCGCTGCACCACTTTTTCGCGTTGTTGTGTGCTGCCGTCCATATATTCGTAGCCGATGCCGTTTTCTTCCAAGCGGTGGCGCACCAATGCCAACATATCCAAAAACTGCGAAAACACCAAAGCCTTATGGTTGCCCACATTTTCGAGCAAAAGCGTCATCAGTTCATCTACTTTGATGGATTCTTTGCCGTACTCCTGCTCTTCATTATTGAGCAAATAGGGCGAGTCGCAAATCTGACGCAATTTCAGCAAACCCTCCAAAATCGTAAAACTCGACTTCGACATACCGTCTGTATCTATTTTATCCAAAATAATATCGCGGTATTTTTGACGAAACTGCTCATATACGCGCTTTTGGGCGGCTTCCATTTCGCAAAACAAAATGGTTTCGGTTTTCGGCGGCAACTCGGAGGCTACCTGCTCTTTGGTGCGGCGCAGCATAAAAGGTTTTATCAGGCGGCGCAGTTGCTCTACTTTTTGCTCGTCGCCATCGCGGTCGATTGGGGTGGCAAATTCTTCTTTAAAAAACTGAACCGGACCCAACAAGCCGGGGTTGACAAAATTAATCTGAGAATATAAATCAAAAGTGTTGTTTTCAATGGGTGTTCCTGTCATTGCCAAACGGTTTTTTGCTTTGAGGAGCTGCACAGCTTTGCAGCGTTTGGCGTTGGGATTTTTGACGGCTTGCGACTCGTCCAAAATCACATAATTAAAAGGAAATTCCGCAAGTTTTTCTATATCATTGACCACAATGCCGTAGGTGGTGATAATAATATTGTATTTTGAAAAATGTTCGGTGGTTTTGAGGCGTTGTGCGCCGGTATGGATAAAATAAGTGAGCGAAGGGCAAAATTTTCGGATTTCATTTTCCCAGTTGAATACCAGTGTTGTAGGCAGCACTACCAAATTGGGGATATCGGGTTGCTTGCGGGCTTGCTCCTGCAACAAAGTGAGGGCTTGGAGGGTTTTTCCGAGTCCCATATCATCGGCAATGCAGCCGCCCCAGCCAAATTCCTCCAAAAATCCCAACCAGTTGAACGCTTGCATCTGATAATCGCGCAAGGTGGCTTGCACACCCGCCGGCAGCGGTCGCGGTTCAATTTTATCAAATTGCAACAACTTTCTTTTTTTATTTTCTAATTCCTGCATCAATTCTTCGCTGTCAATACTGATGTACATTTCATCAATGAGCGAAAAATGGAATTTGGATAATTTGATGTGATTGCCTTTAATTTCGCCGAGTTTGAGGAGGTTTTCGTTTTGGCGTATCCACTCTTCGGGCAGCAAACCGAAAGTGCCATCGTCTAACACCACATAATTCTGGCGGTTGGCAATGGCTTTTTGCACTTGCTTGAGGGTGATGTTCTGCTCGCCGAAGCTGATGTCCACACGAATATCAAACCAATCGATACCCGAAGAAGCGGTGGCATTGACGCGCGGGCTGTTGGTGTTGTAACGGAATTTTTTCAGCGACTGATACCCCAAAATTTCTATGTTTCTTTGGTGCAGCAGTTCAAACATCTGAAACAACCAGCCGTTGCGCAAAGCCTCGTGAAAACTGATATAAAACACACCAAAGTTCTGTTCTTCAAAAGAGGGGTGCAAATTTTGATAAAATTGTCTGAGTTCAAGTTCTGCTTCGGTATTGCGGGCAGTGATGAGGAGGGTGCCGTCTTCATCATCTAAATTCAAGCGGCGTTGCTGGTCAAAGAGGCGAAATTCGGCATCGCCATAGCGCACCACCGGCTGCAAAATAAGCGAGTCGTTGTTTTCGCGAATGTAGAGTTGATTGAAAGAGTCGGTGCTGATTTCTTTTATGACAAAAGAATCATCAAAAGAAATTTCAAATTTTTCCATCAAAGGCTGCAACAAATCACTGCACATTTCGCCAAATTGGTCTTCGCGGATTTTGATGATCTGTTGTTTTTGAAAATAGCGAATAATTTCGGCGGTTTCTATGTTTTGCGGCAAATAGAGCGTATCGTCCGACTGAAATATCAAATGCGATTTCTGTTCTGCTGCGTACAATATTGTATTATCGGCACTCAGCACCGGCAGCACTTCAATAAAAGGCGATGAGCGGCTCACCTGAAAATGTACCGACAGAGGAAAAGTAGAAACAGACAAGGGCTTGAAATGAGTATTTATCCACGAGCTGCTCATATTCGGCAAACTGCCTACTGTGCAATCTTGCAACAACTCAAATAATTGTTGCAGATGCACTAATATATAATTTTGCATGCCCAACATTTCCTGCTCATTCAAAGACTCCAAATAGCTCACTTTTTTGCCCAGCACCTGCGTTGCTAAACTACTCAGGTGCGAGTAGTTGAGCAATTTCAGCAAGCGGTTGATGCTGAGTTCTGTTTCGTTGAGTACGGGAATATGGTCGGGCGGAGCTTCGGAAATTTCTTGCAGCGTACCGATGAACCGTCTTCCGGTGGTGTTGAGTTTGCCCACTATCGCCAAACAGCGAAAAGCCAAAACATTTCGCTCAAATACAAAAGCGTACCCAATTTGGTATTCATTGTCTTTGGCAGTCGTTTCTTTATTGAACCAAAGCCACTCGGCTTCGGCGAGGTTGCTTTTTTGTAACAGATTGGATACATGTTGCCAGTCTTTCGAGGTGCTTATTTTTTTAAGTGAGGGGTCTAATATTTTCGGTGTGAGTTTTCCTTCCTCAAATTGAAACTGAAATTTATCATTGAAGTCATCGTTCAAATCAAAGCCATATTCGGCGAGGAGTTCGCGCTTGCGCTCGGTGTGGTCGGATATAAGGTCAAAGGCAAATTCTCCGTTTTGCATACGCAACTCCAACAAGGCTGCCACTTTGTGTTTGCATAGCTTGTAGCTCAAATCTTTACAAGTGCAGTGGCTCTCTATCATATTATTCGCGATATTGCGAAAGCGCACTTGGTATGCAATATCGTCTAATATTTCTACTATGATTTCATTATCCTGTGCCTTGAGTAGTTTTACCTGTTGATTGCGCAAAAGCGACTGCGCTTTATTTACAATTTGTGAAGAGGTATTGGCAAAATTAATCAGGTTGGATATTTTGTTTCTTTTAAAAGTGGTATGGGAGGAGTCGGAAGCAGTGTTGTTGGCAGGAGTATCTGCAAGCGGCTGTATGTCGGTAATTATTCTTTTTTCTTCTTCCTGAATTTTCAATAGTACTTTTTCTAATGCCATCAACGCAGCTACACTGTGCTTGCAAACATCGCCGTAATCATAAGGACAATTACATTCGGCATATATTTTTTCGGTAAGAATATCTGATATTTTTACGCGATATGCGCCTACTCCTTCGGTGCTTTCTACTCTAAACCACACTTTTTCGTGTTCTATATCCAATTTTTCAATATTCCATTTTCCTGCATGAAAAATATATTCGCCGCGACTGAGGATTTTTGGGGAGGCATGTTCACTGATATATTCACGAATGTAATAAAGGGTCTGGTCTGGCATGTTGTTATTTAAAATAATAATTAAACCGCAAAGGTAAAAAGTCTTTGCAGTGAAAAGAAATCTTATAAAAATTATTATTTAACCGGACTGAGTCGTATCAAAGACAACTCGAGTCGTATCAAAGACAACTCGAGTCGTATCAAAGACAACTCGAGTCGTATCAAAGACAACTCGAGTCGTATCAAAGACAACTCGAGTCGTATCAAAGACAACTCGAGTCGTATCAAAGACAACTCGAGTCGTATCAAAGACAACTCGAGTCGTATCAAAAGACAAATCGAGTAGTATGAAACACAACTCGAGTCGTATCAAAGACAACTCGAGTCGTATCAAAGACAACTCGAGTCGTATCAAAGACAACTCGAGTCGTATCAAAGACAACTCGAGTCGTATCAAAGACAACTCGAGTCGTATCAAAGACAACTCGAGTCGTATCAAAGACAACTCGAGTCGTATCAAAGACAACTCGAGTCGTATCAAAGACAACTCGAGTCGTATCAAAGACAACTCGAGTCGTATCAAAGACAACTCGAGTCGTATCAAAGACAACTCGAGTCGTATCAAAGACAACTCGAGTCGTATCAAAGACAACTCGAGTCATATCAAAGACAACTCGAGTCGTATCAAAGACAACTCGAGTCGTATCAAAGACAACTCGAGTCGTATCAAAGACAACTCGAGTCGTATCAAAGACAACTCGAGTCGTATCAAAGACAACTCGAGTCGTATCAAAGACAACTCGAGTCGTATCAAAGACAACTCGAGTCGTATAAAAGATAACTCGAGTCGTATAAAAGATAACTCGAGTCGTATAAAAGATAACTCGAGTCGTATAAAAGATAACTCGAGTCGTATAAAAGATAACTCGAGTCATATAAAAGATAACTCGAGTCGTATAAAAGATAACTCGAGTCGTATCAAAGACAACTCGAGTCGTATCAAAGACAACTCGAGTCGTATCAAAGACAACTCGAGTCGTATCAAAGACAACTCGAGTCGTATCAAAGACAACTCGAGTCGTATAAAAGATAACTCGAGTCATATAAAAGATAACTCGAGTCATATAAAGATAACTCGGAGTCATATAAAGATAACTCGAGTCATATAAAGATAACCCGAGTCGTATCAAAGATAACTCGAGTCGTATCAAAGACAACTCGAGTCGTATCAAAGAAAACTCGAGTCGTATCAAAGACAACTCGAGTCGTATCAAAGACAACTCGAGTCGTATCAAAGACAACTCGAGTCGTATCAAAGACAACTCGAGTCGTATCAAAGACAACTCGAGTCGTATCAAAGACAACTCGAGTCGTATCAAAGACAACTCGAGTCGTATCAAAGATAACTCGAGTCGTATCAAAGATAACTCGAGTCGTATCAAAGATAACTCGAGTCGTATCAAAGACAACTCGAGTCGTATCAAAGACAACTCGAGTCGTATAAAAGACAACTCGAGTCGTATAAAAGATAACTCGAGTTATTTACTTGTGGCTTTTTGGAACTTTAGTGGTGTTAAATATTAAATGATAATCAATGATATAATAAATTGAAAATAATGCAATTAACTAATAACTAATCATTCAAAACTAAACACTATCGGAGCTTTTATATATACTTAAAGCGCAAATAAGTACCCAAAGGCAGCTTTTTTGCGTAGCTGTCTTCAAAATAAATTTCGCCGAGTTCGCGGTGGCGGGCGAAAGGAAAATGTTGTGCCATCAAATTATCCACCACCAATGCCGACAAGCCCATTGAATAGAAATTCATCACCAAAAAGCAAGGGCGTTTGGCGAGCAGTTGGGCGCAGTAGAAGAGCAGTTCGTCTATGTTTTTTTCAAACTCCCATTTTTCGCCGTCAGTGCCTCTACCGTAGGCGGGCGGGTCTAATACAATTCCCTGATAGATTTTGCCGCGTTTGGCTTCGCGGCGCACGAATTTGAGGGCATCTTCGGTGATGCGGTGAATATCGTTCCAGCCGTTGGCTTCGGCATTGCTGCCCGCCCAATGCACCACCTGCCGCACCGAATCCAAATGCCATACCTGCGCTCCCGCCGCCCGCGCCGCCAAAGTAGCGGCTCCGGTGTAGGCAAACAAATTGAGAACGGCGGGTTGTTTCATTTGTGAAGCGGTATCATAAATAAAATTCCAGTTGTCGCACTGTTCAGGAAAAATACCCACATGCTTAAATGCCGTAAGCCCCAGCCGCATCTTGAACGATAATTGATGGTGCTGGTAGCGAATCCACCATTGTTCGGGCATAGCGGCGTGGCGAGTCCAAGTTCCTTTTTCGGCAGTGGTATCTTTGGCGGCGTGGCGCACAAAACGGGCGTGGGCGCGCTGTTGCCACTCGGCTTCGGGCAAAGATTTGCTCCACAAGGCTTGCGGCTCGGGGCGGGCGATGATATAATCGCCGAAACGCTCTAATTTTTCAAAGTTGCCGCTGTCAATCAATTCGTATTGATTTTGCCAAGCTGCGCGGATATAGTGTAAATTCACAGAATTGTAGAAGGTATTTTTTTCTTAAAATATTTTTTTGCTGTTAGCCACTTTGTTTATGCTTCTGTTTCCGGTTTAGGTATTGGCGAAGATAGGGACTATAACCTCAAATGTTCAATAAACCACAAATGTTGATAGAAGTACGAATGTTCAAGTTTAGCACTTCTGCCCCCATTTTGCCAACCCCTTGTTGTAGGCAGTCTTTTATTGTTTTAATATGTTACTTTTTTCGTTTAGTTCTTCAAGTCGAGTTTTTTCTTTTTCAATTAGTAGTCTTGGATTTTGTTCAACTTTCTTTCTTAATTCATCAAATTTTGGTTCTAAATCTTTTACCATATTTATAAATTCAACTACTTCTTTACTTTCAACTGTTTCTCTTCCGTGTGCAACTTGATTTCTTATATTTCTAAAATCAAATATTTTCTTTTTGATTTTTTCATCAATTTGAACATCATATTCGTTCATAAGCCTTGAAACATTATCGGGATTGAATAATCTAAAAATTGGCATTCTAAACTCTCTTTCTTCGCCTTCTGTATGACTTAATATTATTTCTCTAATTTTATTTGTTTGTCCTTCCATATAAGCATAAGCTGAAAGCAATGCACCAACGGGGTGTACTTTTGTCAGTTTATTTAACTTGTCTAATTCAGTTTGAGTAGTAACAGAACGAAGTTTGAATATTGCCAAATCATCTTCTGAAAGAAAATCCTCCAAAACTTTTTCAATATCAAGATTGTAGTTAGCTGTCAAAAATTCTTTAAAAAACTCATAAGTTGCCTCCATATAAAAAATGGTAGTCAACTCATTTGGAAATCCATATCTATGTTGTAAAGCATTTCTTTCATCTATTAATAATTCTAATTTATTTAAATGTGGAATTTTAATTTGCTTTTCTTTTGATAAAG
Coding sequences:
- a CDS encoding class I SAM-dependent methyltransferase, with the translated sequence MIDSGNFEKLERFGDYIIARPEPQALWSKSLPEAEWQQRAHARFVRHAAKDTTAEKGTWTRHAAMPEQWWIRYQHHQLSFKMRLGLTAFKHVGIFPEQCDNWNFIYDTASQMKQPAVLNLFAYTGAATLAARAAGAQVWHLDSVRQVVHWAGSNAEANGWNDIHRITEDALKFVRREAKRGKIYQGIVLDPPAYGRGTDGEKWEFEKNIDELLFYCAQLLAKRPCFLVMNFYSMGLSALVVDNLMAQHFPFARHRELGEIYFEDSYAKKLPLGTYLRFKYI
- a CDS encoding carboxy terminal-processing peptidase, which produces MKLISLLFVGMIASAAGFYQMFNGAAVADDGNVLYAATKKEKVLMQVIEESLQRTHYQAPQINDEFSAKAFDLYLKRLDYGKRFLLESDVKYLEKYRYKVDDAIINKNFDLYYEANEILKKRIAEAETYYQEILCKPFDFTQNERVNMDYDKKTYAKNTAELKDEWYKLLKYQTMTRVLGKLENQEEAAEKKDTTVKIKVFAELESDARDKILHNYENYFSRIHKNDDNDRLSTYLNAIVSVYDTHSSYFPPEDKKNFDIKLSGQLEGIGATLQEEDGFIKVVSIVPGSPSWKQGELKVDDVIVEVAQGDAEPVEITDMKLDDAVQLIRGKKGTEVRLTVKKRDGNIVKIPIIRDVVIIEETYAKSAVIESNNAKIGYIYLPKFYADLNHTGGRSCADDIRQELLKLKNDAVDAIVFDLYDNGGGSLDDVVRMLGWFIKDGPVVQVKAPDGNSRTLADRDPSVIYEGPLVVMVNGQSASASEIFAAAVQDYQRGVVVGTASTYGKGTVQRFLDLDNILVQGYDDIKPIGSLKVTIQKFYRINGGSTQLKGVVPDIVLPDAYKYILSGEKEEDYALQWDEIEAARYEAFPRTYNLNQLKNMSAVRVAANPFFQQVEKTALRFQEEDKAKSYALNLEQYRQERSQAKSEEKIYDQLKENSDSLHIMATAADHLAMEKDSANADRYEAFFEDMQKNFYIREAIEVAKDMAGKGNALIDK
- a CDS encoding DEAD/DEAH box helicase; this encodes MPDQTLYYIREYISEHASPKILSRGEYIFHAGKWNIEKLDIEHEKVWFRVESTEGVGAYRVKISDILTEKIYAECNCPYDYGDVCKHSVAALMALEKVLLKIQEEEKRIITDIQPLADTPANNTASDSSHTTFKRNKISNLINFANTSSQIVNKAQSLLRNQQVKLLKAQDNEIIVEILDDIAYQVRFRNIANNMIESHCTCKDLSYKLCKHKVAALLELRMQNGEFAFDLISDHTERKRELLAEYGFDLNDDFNDKFQFQFEEGKLTPKILDPSLKKISTSKDWQHVSNLLQKSNLAEAEWLWFNKETTAKDNEYQIGYAFVFERNVLAFRCLAIVGKLNTTGRRFIGTLQEISEAPPDHIPVLNETELSINRLLKLLNYSHLSSLATQVLGKKVSYLESLNEQEMLGMQNYILVHLQQLFELLQDCTVGSLPNMSSSWINTHFKPLSVSTFPLSVHFQVSRSSPFIEVLPVLSADNTILYAAEQKSHLIFQSDDTLYLPQNIETAEIIRYFQKQQIIKIREDQFGEMCSDLLQPLMEKFEISFDDSFVIKEISTDSFNQLYIRENNDSLILQPVVRYGDAEFRLFDQQRRLNLDDEDGTLLITARNTEAELELRQFYQNLHPSFEEQNFGVFYISFHEALRNGWLFQMFELLHQRNIEILGYQSLKKFRYNTNSPRVNATASSGIDWFDIRVDISFGEQNITLKQVQKAIANRQNYVVLDDGTFGLLPEEWIRQNENLLKLGEIKGNHIKLSKFHFSLIDEMYISIDSEELMQELENKKRKLLQFDKIEPRPLPAGVQATLRDYQMQAFNWLGFLEEFGWGGCIADDMGLGKTLQALTLLQEQARKQPDIPNLVVLPTTLVFNWENEIRKFCPSLTYFIHTGAQRLKTTEHFSKYNIIITTYGIVVNDIEKLAEFPFNYVILDESQAVKNPNAKRCKAVQLLKAKNRLAMTGTPIENNTFDLYSQINFVNPGLLGPVQFFKEEFATPIDRDGDEQKVEQLRRLIKPFMLRRTKEQVASELPPKTETILFCEMEAAQKRVYEQFRQKYRDIILDKIDTDGMSKSSFTILEGLLKLRQICDSPYLLNNEEQEYGKESIKVDELMTLLLENVGNHKALVFSQFLDMLALVRHRLEENGIGYEYMDGSTQQREKVVQRFKQDEECRVFLASLKAGGVGLNLTEADYVFLLDPWWNPAVEMQAIDRTHRIGQTKNVFAYKFICKDSIEEKILQLQERKKHLAAELITSENGFVKNLTREDIEELFS